From Polynucleobacter paludilacus:
CTGCTGATCTCCGATCTACACCTAACGCCATCAATGCCTCTGACGGCTCAGCGCTTTTTTGACTTTTGTCTTAAAGAAGCTGAGGCGGTTGAGGCAGTTTTTATTATGGGTGATTTATTTGAGTACTGGCTAGGAGATGACGCTAATGCGAGCTCTCCTTTTCAGCAAGAGGTGCGTAACGCCCTAGCGAATCTATCAAGCAAGGTGAAACTCTTTTACCTGCATGGTAATCGGGATTTTTTACTGGGACCTGACTATCTTAAGAAAACCAGTATGACTGCATTACCAGATCCCTCAGAGGTCCGCATTGCAGGTCATGACTATATCTTGAGTCATGGTGATGTTTTATGTACTGCAGACTTGGGTTATCAAGTATTTCGTAAATGGACTCGCAAGCCTTGGGTGCAAAAACTGTTTTTACAGCTCCCTTTGCAATGGCGCCGATCTATTGCAAACCAACTGCGTCGCAATAGCGCCCAAAAATATCAACGAGCAAGTCGCTACACACCAGCGAGCCGATTGATGCAGATGGATGTCACTAATCATGCTTGCGCTGCACTTGTAAAAAAGCACTCGATTAATCGATTGATTCATGGACATACTCATATGCCCAAGCATCACCACGAACAACTGGGTGAACTTCAATGGCAACGCTGGGTTTTATCCGACTGGGACCTAGATCATCCTGAAAGCGTTACCCCAAAAGCCAGCGCCTTACTAATCGATGAACACGGCGTGCGTTATTTAGACTTGGTGAAGTAAAGTCAGTTTGTTGTTTACTTAGAGGGTAACTTAGTGCTTGGAATAGCGCGATAAAGTTTGTGCCATTTGAGCAAAGATGCGTGGATTAGCGCACATCACTTCACCGCTCTCTAAATAGCCT
This genomic window contains:
- a CDS encoding UDP-2,3-diacylglucosamine diphosphatase, with protein sequence MSVQCRSALLISDLHLTPSMPLTAQRFFDFCLKEAEAVEAVFIMGDLFEYWLGDDANASSPFQQEVRNALANLSSKVKLFYLHGNRDFLLGPDYLKKTSMTALPDPSEVRIAGHDYILSHGDVLCTADLGYQVFRKWTRKPWVQKLFLQLPLQWRRSIANQLRRNSAQKYQRASRYTPASRLMQMDVTNHACAALVKKHSINRLIHGHTHMPKHHHEQLGELQWQRWVLSDWDLDHPESVTPKASALLIDEHGVRYLDLVK